A genomic segment from Paenibacillus sp. encodes:
- a CDS encoding D-glycerate dehydrogenase — MNMNSKPKAVVSKPLPQPAIDLLREHCDLYVWDGGSPMPRDRLLEALADAEGLLTSGDRIDDELLTRAPKLRAVSTVSVGYDHFDLNAMRRRGVVGTHTPYVLDDTVADLVLALMLAAARRVPELDAYVKSGQWHRDEGKAGAALFGTDVHHAKLGLIGLGRIGERIARRAALGFDMQVYYYNRSRNPEAEEKYGAQYVSLEELLRESDFVVLMLPLTPKTERFFGRAQFELMKPTAFFINASRGKVVDEAALVEALRGGTIRGAGLDVFETEPVPPDHPLLALRNVVAVPHIGSATAQTRFDMAMTAARNLVETLRGGGGAYVVKELKQP; from the coding sequence ACCGGCGATCGACCTGCTGCGGGAGCATTGCGATCTGTACGTATGGGACGGCGGCTCCCCGATGCCCCGCGATCGGCTCCTCGAAGCGTTGGCCGACGCGGAAGGTCTGCTCACCTCGGGCGACCGCATCGACGACGAGCTCCTAACCCGCGCTCCGAAGCTGCGGGCCGTCAGCACGGTGTCGGTCGGGTATGATCACTTCGACCTGAACGCGATGCGCCGCCGCGGCGTCGTCGGGACGCATACGCCGTACGTGCTCGACGACACGGTGGCCGATCTCGTGCTGGCGCTCATGCTGGCGGCGGCAAGACGCGTGCCGGAGCTGGACGCTTATGTGAAGAGCGGCCAATGGCACCGGGACGAAGGAAAAGCGGGAGCCGCGCTGTTCGGAACGGACGTGCACCACGCGAAGCTCGGCCTCATCGGCCTCGGCCGCATCGGCGAGCGGATCGCGCGGCGGGCCGCGCTCGGCTTCGATATGCAGGTGTACTATTACAACCGGAGTCGAAATCCGGAAGCCGAGGAGAAATACGGCGCCCAGTATGTGTCGTTGGAGGAGCTGCTGCGCGAGTCCGACTTCGTCGTGCTGATGCTGCCGCTGACGCCGAAAACCGAACGGTTCTTCGGCCGGGCGCAGTTCGAGCTCATGAAGCCGACGGCGTTCTTCATCAACGCGTCGCGCGGGAAAGTCGTCGACGAAGCGGCGCTCGTCGAGGCGCTCCGCGGCGGAACGATTCGCGGGGCGGGACTCGACGTATTCGAGACGGAGCCGGTGCCGCCGGATCATCCGCTGCTCGCGCTGCGGAACGTCGTCGCGGTGCCGCACATCGGGTCGGCTACGGCGCAAACCCGCTTCGACATGGCGATGACGGCCGCGCGCAACTTGGTCGAGACGCTGCGGGGCGGCGGCGGCGCTTATGTCGTGAAAGAACTGAAGCAGCCGTAG
- a CDS encoding GNAT family N-acetyltransferase: MVKLLPARWETERCEVASFDADDAAARQALQALYEKSSYMAAWDGRVVEPDYIDRIAEGRGEVPPGGSQDRLLLQRIARKDDPERRPIGLLELYHGYPHERSLYIGFLFIDPVEQGNGCGREIASRCRELALGLGYEEARVAVALKNWPALRFWIRNGYRHATKTAGDRLFGEDAYAVLELSTSGVETADGTSSMEGESDV; the protein is encoded by the coding sequence ATGGTGAAACTGCTGCCCGCCCGCTGGGAAACGGAGCGCTGCGAGGTCGCGTCGTTCGATGCGGACGATGCCGCGGCGCGGCAAGCGCTGCAAGCGCTCTATGAGAAGTCGAGCTACATGGCCGCATGGGACGGCCGCGTCGTGGAGCCCGATTATATCGACCGGATCGCGGAAGGCCGCGGCGAGGTGCCGCCGGGCGGCAGTCAGGATCGCTTGCTGCTGCAGAGAATCGCGCGGAAGGACGATCCCGAGCGGCGGCCGATCGGCCTGCTCGAGCTGTACCACGGGTACCCGCACGAGCGTTCGTTATACATCGGATTTTTATTTATCGACCCGGTGGAGCAGGGGAACGGCTGCGGCCGCGAGATCGCGAGCCGATGCCGCGAGCTCGCCCTCGGGCTCGGGTACGAAGAAGCGCGCGTCGCGGTCGCGCTGAAAAATTGGCCGGCGCTCCGGTTTTGGATCCGGAACGGGTACCGCCACGCGACCAAAACAGCCGGAGACCGTCTGTTCGGCGAGGATGCGTACGCGGTCCTCGAGCTGTCGACGTCCGGCGTCGAAACCGCGGACGGAACATCATCGATGGAGGGCGAAAGCGATGTGTAG
- a CDS encoding DUF2277 domain-containing protein, with protein MCRSIKTLHNFDPPATEAEVRAAALQFVRKLSGFREPSKANEDAFRRAVDEVADAAGKLLASLETKAAPRSREIEAQRAKVRSAKRFARPNESVRE; from the coding sequence ATGTGTAGAAGCATTAAAACGCTGCACAATTTCGATCCGCCGGCGACCGAAGCGGAAGTTCGCGCCGCCGCGCTGCAGTTCGTCCGGAAGCTGTCCGGCTTCCGCGAGCCGTCGAAGGCGAACGAGGACGCGTTCCGCCGCGCCGTCGACGAGGTGGCGGACGCGGCCGGGAAACTGCTCGCTTCGCTCGAGACGAAAGCCGCGCCGCGCAGCCGCGAAATCGAAGCGCAGCGGGCGAAAGTCAGATCCGCGAAACGGTTCGCAAGGCCGAACGAATCCGTTCGAGAATGA
- a CDS encoding sugar phosphate isomerase/epimerase family protein, translating to MKLDNKIGVIVDSFGVGVREGLKKAKEVGAEGVQIYAVKGEMDPDNLTPAARKELKSYIEDLGLEISALCGDLGGHGFQDRAVNREKVEKSKRILDLAVELGTNIVTTHIGIVPHDANGPIYAAMQEACEELSRYANSLNAYFAIETGPETAAHLKAFLDTLSGKGVSVNFDPANMVMVTGDDPVAGVHILKDYIVHTHVKDGVRHREVDPRAVYGSLDTEGMDHDKIAEILKEGQLFEELPLGEGAVDFDAYFRALQEIGYRGYLTIEREVGDSPEDDIRKAVQFIRAYR from the coding sequence ATGAAACTCGACAACAAAATCGGCGTGATCGTAGACAGCTTTGGAGTCGGCGTGCGCGAAGGGCTGAAGAAGGCGAAAGAGGTCGGAGCGGAAGGCGTTCAAATTTATGCCGTCAAAGGCGAAATGGACCCAGACAACCTAACCCCGGCCGCTCGGAAGGAATTAAAATCGTATATCGAGGACTTGGGTCTGGAAATTTCGGCGTTGTGCGGCGATCTGGGCGGGCACGGCTTTCAAGACCGCGCCGTCAACCGCGAGAAGGTGGAGAAATCCAAGCGCATTCTCGATCTCGCCGTCGAGCTCGGCACGAACATCGTCACGACGCATATCGGCATCGTGCCGCACGACGCGAACGGACCGATTTACGCGGCGATGCAGGAAGCTTGCGAAGAGCTTAGCCGGTACGCGAACAGCTTGAACGCGTATTTCGCGATCGAGACCGGTCCCGAGACGGCCGCGCATCTGAAAGCGTTCCTCGATACGCTGAGCGGCAAAGGCGTATCCGTCAATTTCGATCCGGCGAACATGGTGATGGTGACGGGCGACGATCCGGTTGCAGGCGTCCATATTTTGAAAGACTATATCGTGCACACGCATGTGAAAGACGGCGTCCGCCATCGCGAGGTCGACCCCCGGGCGGTATACGGCAGCTTGGACACGGAGGGGATGGATCACGACAAAATCGCGGAAATCCTTAAAGAAGGCCAGCTGTTCGAGGAGCTGCCGCTCGGCGAAGGCGCCGTCGACTTCGACGCGTACTTCCGGGCGCTGCAAGAGATCGGCTATCGCGGGTACTTGACGATCGAGCGCGAGGTCGGCGACTCCCCGGAGGACGACATTCGCAAAGCGGTGCAATTCATCCGCGCCTATCGCTGA
- a CDS encoding DnaJ family domain-containing protein produces MNERERESWKRLKEQLQAEEEELRMYRQYNDRVDEAVQEFEKNGGLEHVKGKGKPLQLATGDPLYGVLKTAGVKPPWLELQHVIRDELRELLKELRLGTAVRAEETLRSINGRISKYNRIVPHYTMQRTPVSLETIEDQLKTWE; encoded by the coding sequence ATGAACGAACGGGAACGAGAGTCGTGGAAACGGCTGAAGGAGCAGCTGCAGGCGGAGGAGGAAGAGCTCCGCATGTACCGCCAATACAACGATCGGGTGGACGAAGCGGTTCAAGAGTTCGAGAAGAACGGCGGGCTCGAGCATGTGAAAGGGAAAGGCAAGCCGCTGCAGCTCGCGACCGGCGACCCGCTGTACGGCGTGCTCAAGACGGCCGGCGTGAAACCGCCGTGGCTGGAGTTGCAGCATGTCATTCGCGACGAGCTGCGCGAGCTGCTGAAGGAGCTTCGTCTCGGGACGGCGGTGCGAGCGGAGGAGACGCTCCGCAGCATTAACGGCCGCATCTCGAAATACAACCGCATCGTTCCGCATTATACGATGCAGCGCACGCCCGTTTCGCTCGAGACGATCGAGGACCAACTAAAGACGTGGGAATAA